A single window of Labeo rohita strain BAU-BD-2019 chromosome 4, IGBB_LRoh.1.0, whole genome shotgun sequence DNA harbors:
- the stmp1 gene encoding short transmembrane mitochondrial protein 1 → MMQFILGFTLGNVVGMYLAQNYEVPNISKKIEAFKKDVEAKKKPPE, encoded by the exons ATGATGCAATTCATA cttgGCTTCACTCTGGGGAACGTGGTTGGCATGTATCTGGCACAGAATTACGag gtaCCCAATATTTCAAAGAAAATCGAGGCCTTTAAGAAGGACGTGGAGGCCAAGAAGAAACCCCCAGAATGA